From Maylandia zebra isolate NMK-2024a linkage group LG11, Mzebra_GT3a, whole genome shotgun sequence, one genomic window encodes:
- the c1s.2 gene encoding complement C1s subcomponent isoform X2, protein MLRSSLLLLPLFHSTYCMLLGWVESPGYPNGYLPHASLNWSRCAPKGHSLSIRFIHLDLEDSIDCENDAVKIFSNGNLISVLCGTKEFEELQSTVNPALFSPPGGCLALSFHSDYSNIKRHTGFRGFYTTQDYDECKDNEISQCTQFCHNFIGGYHCSCRHGYHLDVDNHTCTVNCNKDLSGKSNGIISSPSWPNSYAENANCQYTLLVDSQSQVELEFSDVFDVEQGPNGQCIDALRIETPSGTLGPFCGNTPPESPFLTHANKLTIRFTTDDFGTNKGFHLNFRTRDKVCPAVVTSHSTVTPKKAEYNRGEEVKVTCEEGYVVNDDKGIHDVKSEFNAMCHSTGVWTPSYTCGLVNCGLPDIPEDGILQLVGSDDPQTQYKDQIQFSCSSKYYTLEGDDTFICGASGEWISTNGNAEFPKCLPVCGQPETLIAGTGRILGGQDAKLGEIPWQLFIKEPSRGGASLINDQWAVTAAHVVDGHENSPLSVFGGLIDKTTTNAPSAPSLITNRIIIHPGYRKGITGSARTDFNNDIALIRFTSRITLGPNLLPICLPEENSDVLENEQGTVSGWGVTEKKQLSDVLKYAHVSAYSRRECEKTPVTSRGNSMIFSNNMFCAGDSGKDSCKGDSGGPFVLPMLSSSSGPYYLTGVVSWGARCLIPQRDSTAIVNKGYYTKVGNYVKWIKQTIERVEAEESERK, encoded by the exons ATGTTAAGATCAAG TCTCCTGCTTCTCCCGCTCTTCCACTCCACGTACTGCATGCTGCTGGGATGGGTGGAGTCTCCAGGTTATCCCAATGGGTACTTACCTCATGCTAGTCTAAATTGGAGCAGGTGCGCCCCCAAAGGTCACAGCCTCTCCATAAGGTTCATCCACCTGGACCTGGAGGACAGTATCGACTGtgaaaatgatgcagtgaag atCTTTTCAAATGGAAACTTAATTTCCGTTTTGTGTGGCACAAAGGAATTTGAGGAGCTTCAGTCCACTGTAAATCCTGCGCTTTTCTCGCCCCCGGGTGGCTGCCTCGCCCTTTCGTTCCACTCGGACTACTCAAACATAAAGAGGCACACCGGCTTTAGAGGCTTTTATACAACCCAAG ACTATGACGAATGCAAGGATAACGAAATCAGCCAATGCACCCAGTTCTGTCACAACTTCATCGGAGGGTACCACTGCTCCTGTCGCCACGGCTACCACCTGGATGTGGACAACCACACTTGCACTG TGAACTGCAATAAGGACCTGTCAGGAAAGAGCAACGGTATCATATCCAGTCCTTCCTGGCCCAACTCGTATGCAGAGAACGCAAACTGCCAGTACACGCTGCTCGTCGACTCCCAGTCTCAGGTGGAGCTCGAATTCTCGGACGTTTTTGATGTGGAACAAGGCCCCAATGGTCAATGCATAGATGCACTGAGA atTGAGACTCCCTCTGGGACTCTGGGACCGTTCTGTGGCAACACGCCTCCCGAATCGCCATTTCTCACTCACGCAAACAAGCTCACGATCCGTTTCACCACTGACGACTTTGGCACCAACAAAGGATTCCACCTCAACTTCAGGACCAGAG ATAAGGTCTGTCCAGCAGTGGTGACCTCACACTCCACCGTGACTCCCAAGAAAGCAGAATATAATCGTGGTGAAGAAGTGAAGGTCACTTGTGAAGAGGGCTATGTTGTAAATGAT GATAAAGGCATCCATGATGTGAAATCAGAGTTCAATGCAATGTGCCATAGCACAGGCGTATGGACTCCCAGCTACACCTGTGGAT TGGTCAATTGTGGACTTCCTGATATACCGGAAGATGGTATTCTTCAGTTGGTGGGTTCAGATGACCCACAAACTCAATATAAAGACCAGATCCAGTTTAGCTGCAGCTCAAAGTACTACACGCTGGAAGGAGATG ACACATTCATTTGCGGTGCCAGTGGCGAATGGATATCAACTAACGGAAATGCAGAGTTTCCAAAATGTCTTCCAG TGTGTGGGCAGCCTGAAACACTGATAGCAGGTACAGGAAGAATTTTGGGAGGTCAGGATGCAAAACTGGGAGAAATACCATGGCAGCTATTCATAAAAGAGCCCAGCAGAGGAGGAGCATCCCTGATAAATGATCAGTGGGCTGTGACAGCGGCTCATGTTGTGGATGGGCATGAGAACAGCCCTTTGAGTGTCTTTGGTGGACTGATAGATAAAACGACAACAAATGCCCCAAGCGCACCTTCCTTGATCACTAACAGGATCATAATTCATCCTGGCTACAGAAAGGGGATCACTGGAAGTGCACGCACTGATTTTAACAATGATATTGCTCTTATAAGATTCACCTCCAGAATCACATTAGGCCCAAACCTGCTTCCCATTTGTCTGCCAGAAGAAAACAGTGATGTGCTGGAAAATGAACAAGGTACAGTGTCAGGCTGGGGGGTGACAGAGAAAAAACAGTTATCAGATGTTTTAAAATATGCTCATGTTTCAGCCTACTCACGCAGAGAGTGTGAGAAAACACCTGTCACTTCACGTGGGAACTCCATGATTTTCAGTAATAACATGTTCTGTGCTGGAGACAGCGGGAAGGACAGTTGTAAAGGAGACAGTGGAGGtccttttgttttgcccatGTTGTCTTCTAGCAGTGGGCCTTACTATCTGACTGGGGTTGTGTCATGGGGAGCTCGCTGTCTGATTCCCCAACGAGACTCAACTGCAATAGTGAACAAGGGTTATTATACCAAGGTAGGGAATTATGTGAAGTGGATTAAGCAGACAATAGAGAGAGTAGAGGCAGAAGAATCAGagagaaagtaa
- the c1s.2 gene encoding complement C1s subcomponent isoform X1 yields MGWLVFKVSSVQEMTKGSSEENDKIINLLLLPLFHSTYCMLLGWVESPGYPNGYLPHASLNWSRCAPKGHSLSIRFIHLDLEDSIDCENDAVKIFSNGNLISVLCGTKEFEELQSTVNPALFSPPGGCLALSFHSDYSNIKRHTGFRGFYTTQDYDECKDNEISQCTQFCHNFIGGYHCSCRHGYHLDVDNHTCTVNCNKDLSGKSNGIISSPSWPNSYAENANCQYTLLVDSQSQVELEFSDVFDVEQGPNGQCIDALRIETPSGTLGPFCGNTPPESPFLTHANKLTIRFTTDDFGTNKGFHLNFRTRDKVCPAVVTSHSTVTPKKAEYNRGEEVKVTCEEGYVVNDDKGIHDVKSEFNAMCHSTGVWTPSYTCGLVNCGLPDIPEDGILQLVGSDDPQTQYKDQIQFSCSSKYYTLEGDDTFICGASGEWISTNGNAEFPKCLPVCGQPETLIAGTGRILGGQDAKLGEIPWQLFIKEPSRGGASLINDQWAVTAAHVVDGHENSPLSVFGGLIDKTTTNAPSAPSLITNRIIIHPGYRKGITGSARTDFNNDIALIRFTSRITLGPNLLPICLPEENSDVLENEQGTVSGWGVTEKKQLSDVLKYAHVSAYSRRECEKTPVTSRGNSMIFSNNMFCAGDSGKDSCKGDSGGPFVLPMLSSSSGPYYLTGVVSWGARCLIPQRDSTAIVNKGYYTKVGNYVKWIKQTIERVEAEESERK; encoded by the exons ATGGGGTGGCTGGTGTTCAAGGTGTCCTCTGTGCAGGAAATGACCAAAGGATCATCTGAAGAGAACGATAAAATCATTAA TCTCCTGCTTCTCCCGCTCTTCCACTCCACGTACTGCATGCTGCTGGGATGGGTGGAGTCTCCAGGTTATCCCAATGGGTACTTACCTCATGCTAGTCTAAATTGGAGCAGGTGCGCCCCCAAAGGTCACAGCCTCTCCATAAGGTTCATCCACCTGGACCTGGAGGACAGTATCGACTGtgaaaatgatgcagtgaag atCTTTTCAAATGGAAACTTAATTTCCGTTTTGTGTGGCACAAAGGAATTTGAGGAGCTTCAGTCCACTGTAAATCCTGCGCTTTTCTCGCCCCCGGGTGGCTGCCTCGCCCTTTCGTTCCACTCGGACTACTCAAACATAAAGAGGCACACCGGCTTTAGAGGCTTTTATACAACCCAAG ACTATGACGAATGCAAGGATAACGAAATCAGCCAATGCACCCAGTTCTGTCACAACTTCATCGGAGGGTACCACTGCTCCTGTCGCCACGGCTACCACCTGGATGTGGACAACCACACTTGCACTG TGAACTGCAATAAGGACCTGTCAGGAAAGAGCAACGGTATCATATCCAGTCCTTCCTGGCCCAACTCGTATGCAGAGAACGCAAACTGCCAGTACACGCTGCTCGTCGACTCCCAGTCTCAGGTGGAGCTCGAATTCTCGGACGTTTTTGATGTGGAACAAGGCCCCAATGGTCAATGCATAGATGCACTGAGA atTGAGACTCCCTCTGGGACTCTGGGACCGTTCTGTGGCAACACGCCTCCCGAATCGCCATTTCTCACTCACGCAAACAAGCTCACGATCCGTTTCACCACTGACGACTTTGGCACCAACAAAGGATTCCACCTCAACTTCAGGACCAGAG ATAAGGTCTGTCCAGCAGTGGTGACCTCACACTCCACCGTGACTCCCAAGAAAGCAGAATATAATCGTGGTGAAGAAGTGAAGGTCACTTGTGAAGAGGGCTATGTTGTAAATGAT GATAAAGGCATCCATGATGTGAAATCAGAGTTCAATGCAATGTGCCATAGCACAGGCGTATGGACTCCCAGCTACACCTGTGGAT TGGTCAATTGTGGACTTCCTGATATACCGGAAGATGGTATTCTTCAGTTGGTGGGTTCAGATGACCCACAAACTCAATATAAAGACCAGATCCAGTTTAGCTGCAGCTCAAAGTACTACACGCTGGAAGGAGATG ACACATTCATTTGCGGTGCCAGTGGCGAATGGATATCAACTAACGGAAATGCAGAGTTTCCAAAATGTCTTCCAG TGTGTGGGCAGCCTGAAACACTGATAGCAGGTACAGGAAGAATTTTGGGAGGTCAGGATGCAAAACTGGGAGAAATACCATGGCAGCTATTCATAAAAGAGCCCAGCAGAGGAGGAGCATCCCTGATAAATGATCAGTGGGCTGTGACAGCGGCTCATGTTGTGGATGGGCATGAGAACAGCCCTTTGAGTGTCTTTGGTGGACTGATAGATAAAACGACAACAAATGCCCCAAGCGCACCTTCCTTGATCACTAACAGGATCATAATTCATCCTGGCTACAGAAAGGGGATCACTGGAAGTGCACGCACTGATTTTAACAATGATATTGCTCTTATAAGATTCACCTCCAGAATCACATTAGGCCCAAACCTGCTTCCCATTTGTCTGCCAGAAGAAAACAGTGATGTGCTGGAAAATGAACAAGGTACAGTGTCAGGCTGGGGGGTGACAGAGAAAAAACAGTTATCAGATGTTTTAAAATATGCTCATGTTTCAGCCTACTCACGCAGAGAGTGTGAGAAAACACCTGTCACTTCACGTGGGAACTCCATGATTTTCAGTAATAACATGTTCTGTGCTGGAGACAGCGGGAAGGACAGTTGTAAAGGAGACAGTGGAGGtccttttgttttgcccatGTTGTCTTCTAGCAGTGGGCCTTACTATCTGACTGGGGTTGTGTCATGGGGAGCTCGCTGTCTGATTCCCCAACGAGACTCAACTGCAATAGTGAACAAGGGTTATTATACCAAGGTAGGGAATTATGTGAAGTGGATTAAGCAGACAATAGAGAGAGTAGAGGCAGAAGAATCAGagagaaagtaa
- the rbp5 gene encoding retinol-binding protein 5: protein MAKPNYSGTYHMVEQENMDSYLGALDINFALRKIVCLLKPTKEVTHDPATGTMKIRTLTTFKNFNMDFTIGKEFTEDLGPVDGRVCQTTVDWDGDKLVCVQRGEKEGRGWTHWLEGDKLHLEMRVQGIKAKQVFKKAN from the exons atggcaaaacCTAATTACAGCGGCACTTATCATATGGTGGAACAGGAGAATATGGATTCCTACCTCGGAGCTTTGG ATATAAATTTTGCTCTGAGGAAGATCGTCTGTCTGTTGAAGCCCACTAAAGAGGTCACCCATGACCCGGCCACAGGAACCATGAAAATCCGCACACTCACCACCTTCAAGAACTTCAACATGGATTTCACTATTGGAAAAGAATTTACTGAGGACCTTGGGCCAGTGGATGGCCGTGTGTGTCAG ACTACAGTAGATTGGGACGGAGACAAGCTGGTTTGTGTACAGCGAGGCGAGAAAGAGGGACGAGGCTGGACGCACTGGCTGGAGGGCGACAAGCTGCATTTG GAGATGAGAGTCCAAGGAATCAAAGCCAAGCAAGTCTTCAAGAAGGCAAACTGA